One genomic region from Granulimonas faecalis encodes:
- a CDS encoding ABC transporter ATP-binding protein, which yields MLTCEDLTLSFGSRPVLGDASLSLREGQVLGLVAPNGSGKTTLLKALAGAPLGSARGAVQADGVPGCRTGDYQELVFYAPGDGSLLYGDLNARDHFDLLVSHWGIEDSPAELMERWGSPDWAANRCFATPRA from the coding sequence ATGCTGACCTGTGAAGACCTCACGCTCTCGTTTGGGAGCCGCCCCGTCCTCGGCGACGCCTCCCTATCCTTGCGGGAGGGCCAGGTCCTGGGCCTCGTGGCGCCCAACGGAAGCGGGAAAACGACACTGCTCAAAGCCCTGGCCGGAGCCCCTCTGGGGTCGGCGAGGGGCGCGGTGCAGGCTGACGGGGTGCCGGGCTGCCGGACGGGCGATTATCAGGAGCTGGTGTTCTATGCGCCGGGTGACGGCTCGTTGCTCTACGGGGACCTGAACGCCCGCGACCATTTCGACCTGCTCGTGTCCCACTGGGGTATCGAGGATTCACCGGCGGAGCTCATGGAGCGGTGGGGGTCGCCGGATTGGGCCGCAAACCGGTGTTTCGCTACTCCCAGGGCATGA
- the murI gene encoding glutamate racemase yields MGDTRPIGVFDSGLGGLTVARAIATELPSESIRYFGDTERCPYGERPQDEVRGFVAQLARWFDARDVKLLVVACNTATAAGLSVAQRMLDIPVLGVIVPGARAVVQATHTRRVGVLATKGTCDSGRYRRAIHALDAGVRVWQAPSPRSVEIVERAVASPHAMGRDWMGDKDYLDTEEALAVAAEDLAPLMGHGIDAVILGCTHFPLLKQVYQRVLGPGVTIVSSAEETAREVRQYLGRAGELAPEGHQAKYHFATTSPELAQFCVAGEYVFGRKLEAVEHVDVADLEALASEGWPL; encoded by the coding sequence ATGGGAGACACGCGCCCCATCGGTGTGTTCGACTCGGGCCTCGGTGGCCTCACGGTGGCGCGCGCCATCGCCACGGAGCTCCCGAGCGAGTCCATCCGGTACTTCGGCGACACCGAGCGCTGCCCCTACGGCGAGCGCCCCCAGGACGAGGTGCGCGGCTTCGTGGCCCAGCTGGCCCGCTGGTTCGACGCCCGCGACGTCAAGCTCCTCGTGGTGGCCTGCAACACCGCCACGGCCGCCGGCCTCTCCGTGGCCCAGCGCATGCTTGACATCCCGGTGCTGGGCGTCATCGTGCCCGGCGCCCGGGCCGTGGTCCAGGCCACCCATACCCGGCGCGTGGGGGTGCTCGCCACCAAGGGCACCTGCGACTCCGGCCGGTACCGGCGCGCCATCCACGCCCTGGACGCCGGCGTCCGGGTGTGGCAGGCGCCGAGCCCGCGCTCCGTGGAGATCGTGGAGCGGGCCGTGGCGTCGCCCCATGCCATGGGGCGGGACTGGATGGGCGACAAGGACTACCTCGACACCGAGGAGGCCCTGGCCGTGGCCGCCGAGGACCTCGCGCCCCTCATGGGCCACGGTATCGACGCCGTCATCCTCGGCTGCACGCACTTTCCCCTGCTCAAGCAGGTCTACCAGCGGGTGCTGGGGCCCGGCGTCACCATCGTGAGCTCGGCCGAGGAGACCGCCCGGGAGGTGCGCCAGTACCTCGGGCGGGCGGGGGAGCTCGCCCCCGAGGGCCACCAGGCCAAGTACCACTTCGCCACCACCTCGCCCGAGCTCGCGCAGTTCTGCGTGGCGGGCGAGTACGTCTTCGGCCGCAAGCTGGAGGCCGTGGAGCACGTGGACGTGGCCGACCTCGAGGCCCTGGCATCCGAAGGCTGGCCGCTGTAG
- a CDS encoding DUF7601 domain-containing protein has translation MLKRPVSRPFRVAVLTLVALSVALSLLPAVPARAAVTAEELASHVVPSLDPESTTVNLFNYSAGATGAGAMAGTDTLGTTGSATPKVNYDTWLANPDSINYGRLLLFGDGMRHLGYWNQGLVENYGQIARENAGMQGIVEPALSATGFPVVSASPEIGLDVNDGSYSDATGDTAWVKNQSFYGNAGPLYISNLTNTADNGLFHPVWGRNIDRVVQAQALSVANGTGNVNFSGIGNDPDPSTAAIKTALENSSVVNFKDGEGYDLPESVRSLQYLFDPDQDCAGKESYKNVTGLFQMDDQGYYFYNMRRNFAEFTADPTEDSAGHFTLYDAPAGLRTDDKGSVGNFFPFNSAEKAFTLGADGSLQNVLNANNQGNAEPVDHHLGMTVETTFRQPVDGKVGANPMTFEFEGDDDVWVFIDDVLVLDLGGIHSEVYGTIDFATGEVHMGPAFDFHGIPDDPAAAATDSTTIKAAFEAAGHGDAVRWNGDTFASNTSHTLKMFYLERGNYDSSIALRFNLQPALYQQIYKVDQYGNPLAGAEFDLYAVRPSDGTVPTQENSSTFGLDDVEVVGGPLTHLVTDDDGVARFEDPEPRATQAQADPFNFSDRYDAETGDGLLYILRETKAPAGYKSTPQDLLLRFEPQYTMLVVNNRYQTGAYASFISRVTGNNAEVYYGQIGEDGGLVTQIPGSDPVPVADQADGLVVAVPMLRSTTPAGEERWLPLYGDNLTGFQAVEYSEDRVGYEEFKRQARQVTLRGALMQMAAVHNAERDGTHASGWYFTWDDETQRLQALLENLPGRADRYLLKNPETGDMRNFYAIIKPDALARALGVSRETVAAMDSSERYAALGAKVAETLDADGSGSPDSLDAIVDAIDPDPEDYLQRGYCSLDIRQFIRDFRSRIYIPNEQRELRVMKVDQTGTPRNGAVFALYGSRADAEANDPARALSQGTTATLDGTDGMLVFEPHEGHKAAGDHGGYGDMTWPDTRHDGEARTYYLREVSAPEGCELNPQIVEVQAGVYSIYADAGEADDGVTVMAGVGKLVKTMVKYASDGAVNITLRDITAFAQGQPSGSFAMDGWADTVLPGTDDQVRSLNLHYGINAVVDYGLSDEDGGKNYSPFFVTDTGYVRTRVQQNLHEHDDPDDPFYSTAEADDLGDMDITGLFSLINTVVVTDRDPALPATGSLVLSKTVEGDGLAPEDYLRNFNFEVRLHDSDGNELTDSFHYYGRDRAGLVRSGDVLPLHHGEELVVQGLPEGCVATVTEREANGDGYYTYPASGTHDVVVEADGTHRADFVNVRGTRPAPPELSIVKEQAVGEGGFTGDTLDVGSGDVVTYRMTVTNDGEGPARDVVVTDEVPEGLTLVEGSASDGASVAGGVVRWELGVLAAGESRTVSFQVTVPEVSEPTAWRNVATVVRTDDEGDPTDPDPSNEVVVKTPVDGEDPVLPGPGTGDPVDPDGPAGGDGGTGVAQLVPVLGDPAFVAPLALVTVGLLVLLFCWILLPRRG, from the coding sequence ATGCTCAAAAGACCCGTTTCCCGGCCCTTCAGGGTCGCCGTCCTGACCCTTGTTGCCCTCTCCGTGGCACTCTCCCTCCTCCCGGCCGTACCGGCACGGGCGGCGGTCACAGCGGAGGAGCTGGCCTCCCACGTGGTCCCGAGCCTCGACCCCGAGAGCACCACGGTCAACCTCTTCAACTACAGCGCCGGCGCGACCGGCGCCGGTGCCATGGCCGGCACCGACACCCTGGGCACCACCGGCAGTGCCACGCCCAAGGTCAACTACGACACATGGCTCGCAAACCCTGACTCCATCAACTACGGGCGCCTGCTCCTGTTTGGTGACGGCATGCGTCACCTCGGCTACTGGAACCAGGGCCTCGTGGAGAACTACGGCCAGATCGCCCGCGAGAACGCCGGCATGCAGGGCATCGTGGAGCCCGCGCTCTCCGCCACGGGCTTCCCCGTGGTGAGCGCCTCCCCCGAGATCGGCCTCGACGTCAACGACGGGTCCTACAGCGACGCGACGGGCGACACCGCCTGGGTGAAGAACCAGTCGTTCTACGGCAACGCCGGCCCCCTCTACATCTCCAACCTCACAAACACCGCCGACAACGGCCTCTTCCACCCGGTATGGGGCCGCAACATCGACCGTGTGGTCCAGGCCCAGGCCCTCTCCGTGGCCAACGGCACCGGCAACGTGAACTTCTCCGGGATCGGCAACGACCCCGACCCGAGCACCGCCGCCATCAAGACGGCGCTCGAGAACAGCTCCGTGGTGAACTTCAAGGACGGCGAGGGCTACGATCTCCCGGAGTCCGTGCGCTCGCTCCAGTACCTGTTCGACCCCGACCAGGACTGCGCCGGCAAGGAGTCCTACAAGAACGTCACCGGTCTCTTCCAGATGGACGACCAAGGCTACTACTTCTACAACATGCGCCGGAACTTCGCCGAGTTCACGGCCGACCCCACCGAGGACAGCGCCGGCCACTTCACCCTCTACGACGCCCCGGCGGGCCTGCGCACCGACGACAAGGGCTCCGTGGGCAACTTCTTCCCGTTCAACAGCGCCGAGAAGGCCTTCACCCTCGGTGCCGACGGCTCGCTCCAGAACGTCCTCAACGCCAACAACCAGGGCAACGCCGAGCCGGTGGACCACCACCTGGGTATGACTGTGGAGACCACCTTCCGCCAGCCCGTGGACGGCAAGGTGGGCGCGAACCCCATGACCTTCGAGTTCGAAGGTGACGACGACGTCTGGGTCTTCATCGACGACGTCCTCGTCCTCGACCTGGGCGGCATCCACTCCGAGGTCTACGGCACCATCGACTTCGCCACCGGCGAGGTGCACATGGGCCCTGCCTTCGACTTCCACGGCATCCCCGACGACCCGGCCGCCGCCGCCACGGACTCCACCACCATCAAGGCCGCGTTCGAGGCCGCCGGCCACGGTGACGCAGTGCGCTGGAACGGCGACACCTTCGCCTCCAACACGAGCCACACCCTCAAGATGTTCTACCTCGAGCGCGGCAACTACGACTCGTCCATCGCCCTGCGCTTCAACCTCCAGCCTGCCCTCTATCAGCAGATCTACAAGGTCGACCAGTACGGCAACCCCCTTGCCGGCGCCGAGTTCGACCTCTATGCGGTCAGGCCCTCCGACGGCACCGTCCCCACCCAGGAGAACTCCTCCACCTTCGGCCTCGACGACGTCGAGGTCGTGGGCGGCCCCCTCACGCACCTGGTCACCGACGATGACGGCGTGGCACGTTTCGAGGACCCCGAGCCCCGGGCGACCCAGGCCCAGGCCGACCCCTTCAACTTCTCCGACCGCTACGACGCCGAGACGGGCGACGGCCTGCTCTACATCCTTCGGGAGACCAAGGCACCTGCGGGCTACAAGTCGACCCCCCAGGACCTGCTGCTGCGCTTCGAGCCGCAGTACACCATGCTCGTGGTCAACAATCGCTACCAGACCGGCGCCTACGCGAGCTTCATCAGCCGCGTCACCGGCAACAACGCCGAGGTCTACTACGGCCAGATCGGCGAGGACGGCGGCCTGGTCACCCAGATTCCCGGGTCCGACCCGGTGCCCGTGGCCGACCAGGCCGACGGCCTCGTGGTGGCGGTGCCGATGCTGCGCTCCACCACCCCTGCCGGCGAGGAGCGCTGGCTGCCCCTCTACGGCGATAACCTCACGGGGTTCCAGGCCGTGGAGTACTCCGAGGACCGGGTGGGCTACGAGGAGTTCAAGCGCCAGGCCCGCCAGGTGACCCTCCGGGGCGCCCTCATGCAGATGGCGGCCGTCCACAACGCCGAGCGTGACGGCACCCACGCCTCGGGCTGGTACTTTACCTGGGATGACGAGACCCAGAGGCTCCAGGCCCTCCTCGAGAACCTGCCCGGCCGGGCCGACCGCTACCTGCTCAAGAACCCCGAGACCGGCGACATGCGCAACTTCTACGCCATCATCAAGCCCGACGCCTTGGCCCGGGCCCTCGGCGTGAGCCGTGAGACGGTGGCGGCCATGGACTCCTCCGAGCGCTACGCCGCTCTGGGGGCCAAGGTGGCCGAGACCCTCGACGCCGACGGCTCGGGCTCCCCGGACTCCCTCGACGCCATCGTCGACGCCATCGACCCAGATCCCGAGGACTACCTCCAACGCGGCTACTGCTCCCTGGACATCCGCCAGTTCATCCGCGACTTCCGCTCGCGCATCTACATCCCCAACGAGCAGCGCGAGCTCCGCGTCATGAAGGTCGACCAGACCGGCACCCCCAGGAACGGCGCGGTCTTCGCCCTGTACGGGTCCCGGGCAGATGCCGAGGCCAACGACCCGGCCCGGGCCCTGTCCCAGGGCACTACGGCCACCCTCGACGGCACCGACGGCATGCTTGTCTTCGAGCCCCACGAGGGCCACAAGGCCGCCGGGGACCACGGCGGCTACGGGGACATGACCTGGCCCGACACCCGCCACGACGGCGAGGCCCGCACCTACTACCTGCGCGAGGTCTCCGCCCCTGAGGGCTGCGAGCTCAACCCCCAGATCGTCGAGGTCCAGGCCGGCGTCTACTCCATCTACGCCGACGCCGGTGAGGCCGACGACGGCGTCACCGTCATGGCCGGCGTGGGCAAGCTCGTCAAGACCATGGTCAAGTACGCCTCCGACGGGGCCGTCAACATCACCCTGCGCGACATCACCGCCTTCGCCCAGGGTCAGCCCTCCGGCTCCTTCGCCATGGACGGATGGGCCGACACGGTGCTGCCGGGCACCGACGACCAGGTGCGCTCCCTGAACCTCCATTACGGCATCAACGCCGTGGTGGACTACGGCCTGTCCGACGAGGACGGCGGCAAGAACTACAGCCCGTTCTTCGTCACCGACACCGGCTACGTGCGCACCCGGGTGCAGCAGAACCTCCACGAGCACGACGACCCCGACGACCCGTTCTACTCCACCGCCGAGGCCGACGACCTGGGCGACATGGACATAACGGGGCTGTTCTCCCTCATCAACACCGTGGTGGTCACCGACCGCGACCCGGCCCTGCCCGCCACCGGCAGCCTGGTGCTGTCAAAGACGGTGGAGGGCGACGGCCTTGCCCCCGAGGACTACCTGCGCAACTTCAACTTCGAGGTGCGCCTCCACGATAGCGACGGCAACGAGTTGACCGACTCCTTCCACTACTACGGCCGCGACCGGGCCGGCCTGGTCAGGAGCGGCGACGTGCTGCCCCTGCACCACGGCGAGGAGCTTGTGGTCCAGGGTCTGCCCGAGGGGTGCGTGGCCACCGTCACCGAGCGCGAGGCCAACGGGGACGGCTACTACACCTATCCGGCCTCCGGCACCCATGACGTGGTCGTGGAGGCCGACGGCACCCACCGGGCCGACTTCGTGAACGTGCGTGGGACCCGCCCCGCCCCGCCCGAGCTCTCCATCGTCAAGGAGCAGGCCGTGGGGGAGGGTGGCTTCACCGGCGACACCCTCGACGTGGGTTCCGGTGACGTGGTGACCTACCGCATGACGGTGACCAACGACGGCGAGGGCCCGGCCCGCGACGTGGTGGTGACCGACGAGGTGCCCGAGGGCCTGACCCTCGTGGAGGGCTCCGCTTCCGACGGTGCCTCCGTCGCGGGCGGCGTCGTCCGTTGGGAGCTGGGAGTTCTGGCGGCGGGGGAATCCCGTACCGTGAGCTTCCAGGTGACGGTGCCCGAGGTGTCCGAGCCCACCGCGTGGCGCAACGTGGCCACGGTGGTGCGTACCGACGACGAGGGCGACCCCACCGACCCCGACCCGTCGAACGAGGTCGTGGTGAAGACCCCGGTGGACGGGGAGGACCCGGTGCTGCCGGGTCCGGGCACGGGCGACCCGGTCGACCCCGACGGCCCGGCCGGCGGTGACGGCGGGACCGGCGTCGCGCAGCTCGTCCCGGTCCTCGGCGACCCCGCGTTCGTGGCGCCCCTGGCCCTTGTGACGGTGGGCCTGCTCGTCCTGCTGTTCTGCTGGATACTGCTCCCCAGGCGCGGCTAG
- the rph gene encoding ribonuclease PH encodes MTLDAPRHDGRAPGDLRPVTLTRNVMKNALGSCMAEFGDTRVLCAATIEDGVPGWRKASRKGWVTAEYAMLPASTSTRSRRETRSRKGRSMEIERLIGRSLRAVVNMQALGEVTVTVDCDVIQADGGTRTASVTGAWVALHDALAEWVRAGRIPRLPLTGQVAAVSMGVVDGRCLLDLDYSEDSRAEVDMNLVGCADGTLVEVQGTGERIAFDRAQLDALLDLGQGAVARLCDLQTEVTGFRK; translated from the coding sequence ATGACCCTCGACGCTCCCCGCCACGACGGCCGCGCACCCGGCGACCTTCGCCCCGTCACCCTCACCCGCAACGTCATGAAGAACGCCCTCGGCAGCTGCATGGCCGAGTTCGGCGACACCCGGGTGCTCTGCGCCGCCACCATCGAGGACGGTGTGCCCGGGTGGCGCAAGGCGAGCCGCAAGGGGTGGGTCACCGCCGAGTACGCCATGCTGCCGGCATCCACCTCCACCCGCAGCCGCCGGGAGACCCGCAGCCGCAAGGGCCGCTCCATGGAGATAGAGCGCCTCATCGGCCGGAGCCTGCGGGCCGTGGTGAACATGCAGGCCTTGGGCGAGGTCACCGTCACCGTTGACTGCGACGTCATCCAGGCCGACGGGGGCACCCGCACCGCCTCGGTCACCGGCGCCTGGGTGGCCCTCCACGACGCCCTCGCCGAGTGGGTGCGGGCCGGCCGCATCCCCCGCCTGCCCCTCACCGGCCAGGTGGCCGCCGTGTCCATGGGCGTCGTGGACGGCCGCTGCCTCCTCGACCTCGACTACTCCGAGGACAGCCGCGCCGAGGTGGACATGAACCTCGTGGGCTGTGCCGACGGCACATTGGTGGAGGTCCAGGGCACCGGGGAGCGCATCGCCTTCGACCGCGCCCAGCTCGACGCCCTCCTCGACCTGGGGCAGGGGGCCGTGGCCCGCCTCTGCGACCTCCAGACCGAGGTCACGGGGTTCCGGAAGTAG
- the rdgB gene encoding RdgB/HAM1 family non-canonical purine NTP pyrophosphatase, producing the protein MVQEERTVVVATGNAHKVAEIEAILAPVMAGTRFVAVGELDLPDWEDPEEDGDTFLANALIKARAAAEATGLPAVADDSGLVVDALGGEPGIFSARWAGVHGDDAANNAKLEASMADVPDGARTARFHSAVALVEPDGSWLAGEGDCEGSIGRAQVGENGFGYDPLFLPDETPGRTMAQLTADEKNRISHRFHALEALAAALAHGRD; encoded by the coding sequence GTGGTCCAAGAGGAGAGGACCGTGGTGGTGGCCACGGGCAACGCGCACAAGGTGGCCGAGATCGAGGCCATCCTGGCCCCGGTCATGGCCGGCACGCGCTTCGTGGCCGTGGGCGAGCTCGACCTGCCCGACTGGGAGGACCCGGAGGAGGACGGCGACACGTTCCTCGCCAACGCCCTGATCAAGGCCCGGGCGGCCGCCGAGGCCACGGGCCTTCCCGCCGTGGCCGACGACTCCGGCCTCGTGGTGGACGCCTTGGGCGGCGAGCCCGGGATCTTCTCGGCGCGCTGGGCCGGCGTCCACGGCGACGACGCCGCCAACAACGCCAAGCTCGAGGCCTCCATGGCGGACGTGCCCGACGGCGCCCGGACGGCCCGCTTCCACTCGGCCGTGGCCCTTGTGGAGCCCGACGGCTCCTGGCTGGCCGGCGAGGGCGACTGCGAGGGTTCCATCGGGCGGGCGCAGGTGGGGGAGAACGGCTTCGGCTACGACCCGCTGTTCCTGCCCGACGAGACCCCGGGCCGCACCATGGCCCAGCTCACGGCCGATGAGAAGAACCGCATCTCGCACCGGTTCCACGCCCTGGAGGCCTTGGCGGCCGCCCTGGCCCACGGCCGCGACTAA
- the nagB gene encoding glucosamine-6-phosphate deaminase, translating into MKLIRVKDYDDMSRKVANIISAQVILKPNSVLGLATGTTPIGAYKQLIDWYHKGDVDFAEVSTYNLDEYRGLTGDDPQSYRYFMNTQFFDHVDIDKANTHVPDGSNPDIEEACSSYDKMVKDAGYVDLQLLGIGRNGHIGFNEPADAFSKGTQCVDLTESTIEANSRLFDDPEDVPRQAYTMGVQTIMNARMIVVAATGEDKAQAVHDMVFGAVTPQCPASILQLHTNCVVVADDAALSLCPGQ; encoded by the coding sequence ATGAAACTCATCCGCGTGAAGGACTACGACGACATGAGCCGCAAGGTGGCCAACATCATCTCGGCCCAGGTCATCCTCAAGCCCAACTCGGTGCTCGGCCTCGCCACCGGCACCACCCCCATCGGTGCCTACAAGCAGCTCATCGACTGGTATCACAAGGGCGACGTGGACTTCGCCGAGGTCTCCACCTACAACCTCGACGAGTACCGCGGCCTCACGGGCGACGACCCCCAGAGCTACCGCTACTTCATGAACACCCAGTTCTTCGACCACGTCGACATCGACAAGGCCAACACCCACGTGCCCGACGGCTCCAACCCCGACATCGAGGAGGCCTGCTCCTCCTACGACAAGATGGTCAAGGACGCCGGCTATGTGGACCTCCAGCTCCTGGGCATCGGCCGCAACGGCCACATCGGCTTCAACGAGCCGGCGGACGCCTTCTCCAAGGGCACCCAGTGCGTGGACCTCACCGAGTCCACCATCGAGGCCAACTCCCGCCTCTTCGACGACCCTGAGGACGTCCCGCGCCAGGCCTACACCATGGGCGTGCAGACCATCATGAACGCCCGCATGATCGTGGTGGCCGCCACCGGCGAGGACAAGGCCCAGGCCGTCCACGACATGGTCTTCGGCGCCGTGACGCCCCAGTGCCCCGCCTCCATTCTGCAGCTGCACACCAACTGCGTGGTGGTGGCCGACGACGCGGCCCTGTCGCTCTGTCCCGGCCAGTAA
- a CDS encoding Mur ligase family protein: MDTITLGELASLLDQHRLDAALEGDPSVAVAGAACDSRQVTPGNIFVCKGAAFRPEFLSAALEAGAAAYLCTPDAAPGFAAVAPDVPRILCADIRPAMAWVSKAAWGSPDRDLQIVGITGTKGKSTTAYLLQMLLDAAGPEPCAIFGTHAIFDGTGTFESANTTPEPPDLWRHLANARRSGLRRVVMEVSSQALKYDRVLGLSLSVACFLNIGNDHVSPVEHPSFEDYLSAKLRIFELADRCVVNLSGDHADEALAAARARGAEVTTFSLDDPAADVCATAVAPAAHGMDFTCRTPKWTRDVYLSLLGEHNVEDALAAVACARAVGVEDPAALDALADAHVPGRMEVRPTADGSIVTIVDYAHNDISYRRFFDTVDEFFPGAYKVAFFGVSGGKALDRYRDLPAIGSRRADYVVLTSDDPGPEDPAELCHKIAANLAPGTPHAEEPDREAACELAFAHARAHVAEHGGRTVVCALGKGAETEMRIGNEDVSYEPDGAHLARLVAAYDAEAPQAR, encoded by the coding sequence ATGGACACCATCACCCTGGGAGAGCTCGCCTCCCTCCTCGACCAGCACCGCCTCGACGCCGCCCTGGAGGGCGACCCCTCCGTGGCCGTGGCCGGTGCCGCCTGTGACTCGCGCCAGGTGACCCCCGGAAACATCTTCGTCTGCAAGGGGGCGGCCTTCAGGCCGGAGTTCCTCTCGGCCGCCCTCGAGGCAGGGGCCGCGGCCTACCTCTGCACGCCGGACGCGGCCCCGGGGTTCGCCGCCGTGGCCCCGGACGTGCCCCGCATCCTCTGCGCCGACATCCGCCCCGCCATGGCATGGGTCTCCAAGGCCGCCTGGGGAAGCCCCGACCGCGACCTGCAGATCGTGGGCATCACCGGCACCAAAGGCAAGTCCACCACGGCCTACCTGCTGCAGATGCTCCTCGACGCCGCGGGGCCCGAGCCCTGCGCCATCTTTGGCACCCACGCCATCTTTGACGGCACGGGCACCTTTGAGAGCGCCAACACCACCCCGGAGCCGCCCGACCTCTGGCGCCACCTGGCCAACGCCCGCCGCTCCGGCCTCAGGCGCGTGGTCATGGAGGTCTCCAGCCAGGCCCTCAAGTACGACCGCGTGCTGGGCCTCTCGCTCTCGGTGGCGTGCTTCCTCAACATCGGCAACGACCACGTCTCTCCCGTGGAGCATCCCAGCTTCGAGGACTACCTGTCCGCCAAGCTGCGCATCTTCGAGCTGGCCGACCGCTGCGTCGTCAACCTCTCCGGCGACCACGCCGACGAGGCTCTCGCGGCCGCCCGGGCCCGCGGCGCCGAGGTGACCACCTTCTCCCTGGACGACCCCGCGGCAGACGTCTGCGCCACCGCCGTGGCGCCCGCCGCCCACGGCATGGACTTCACCTGCCGCACCCCCAAATGGACCCGCGACGTCTACCTGAGCCTCCTTGGCGAGCACAACGTGGAGGACGCCCTGGCGGCCGTGGCCTGCGCCCGGGCCGTGGGCGTGGAGGACCCGGCCGCCCTCGACGCCCTGGCCGACGCCCACGTGCCCGGGCGCATGGAGGTGCGCCCCACGGCCGACGGCTCCATCGTCACCATCGTGGACTACGCCCACAACGACATCTCCTACCGGCGGTTCTTCGATACCGTGGACGAGTTCTTCCCCGGCGCCTACAAGGTGGCGTTCTTCGGCGTCTCCGGCGGCAAGGCCCTCGACCGCTACCGGGACCTGCCGGCCATCGGCTCGCGCCGCGCCGACTACGTGGTCCTCACATCGGACGACCCCGGCCCCGAGGACCCGGCCGAGCTCTGCCACAAGATCGCCGCCAACCTGGCCCCGGGCACCCCCCATGCGGAGGAACCCGACCGCGAGGCCGCCTGCGAGCTCGCCTTCGCCCACGCCCGCGCCCACGTGGCCGAGCACGGCGGCCGCACGGTGGTGTGCGCCCTGGGCAAGGGAGCAGAGACCGAGATGCGTATCGGCAACGAGGACGTGTCCTACGAGCCCGACGGCGCCCACCTGGCCCGGCTCGTGGCCGCCTACGACGCCGAGGCCCCACAGGCCCGCTAG